TCGCAGTCAGAAAACCTGCGCACACATGAACGtgttcacacaggggagaagccattcacgtgcgaTGTGTGTGACAAAAAGTTTGCACAGTCAGGACAACTCCGTATACACCAAcgcattcacacaggggagaagccatacatGTGCAAGGTTTGTGACAAATCATTCTCTGACACGTCAGGTCTCCTGCTCCATCAGAggattcacacaggggagaaaccattcacatgcaaagtgtgtgacaaatcattctcTGTGTCATCAACACTCCACAAGCACCAAcgcattcacacaggggagaagccattcacaTGCGAAGTATGTTTCAAATCATTCTCAGATTCATCATACCTCTGCAGACATCAGCGTATTCATACAGGAGAGAAACCATTCATATGTGATGTGTGCAATAAATCATTCTCAAGGTCATGCAACCTGCTGCTCCATAAGAGGATTCAtacaggggagaaaccattcacttGTGAAGTTTGCAATAAATCGTTCTCGTCATCCTCGACCCTCCGCACACACCATCACGTTCATactggggagaaaccattcacatgTGAAGTGTGTGACAAATCGTTCTCTCAGTCAGGGATCCTTCGCACACACCAACGCATCCACACAGAAGGCAAACCATTCAAGTGTGAAGtgtgtgacaaatcattctcGCAGTCAGAAAGCCTCCACAGACACCAGTGcatccacacaggggagaaaccatttATGTGCAATGTATGCAACAAATCATTCTCAAGGTCCTGGAATCTCTTGTTCCACCAGAGGATTCATACAGGGGAGTAAAAGGTTTCTGATATCTTTGATGACCTAGGACATTACAAGATTCACACAGAAAAGAAACTCTTCAGTGCAATATTTATGACAAGGCTTTCACATGGAATTTCTCCTGGTCCATCAACACATGATTGCAGGATAGGAACCCTACTGGCATGTATTCTGTAATGAAGCCTCCACAAAGTTATCTTGTCTCTCAGAACATCAACAGTCCCAAGTATTTGCCAGTCTCTCATTGAAtgtgaattccctccctaacagcattgtcaATCTACCTACAGAACAAAGACTACAGTagttcaagatgacagctcaccaccacttttcaAGGTCATCCAGGgacaaacaataaatgctggccctgccagctgtgcccatgtcccatgagtgaattttaaaagttGCGCACAAACTCACTATGCAGGGTGTTCAGtaggactgggacacaggaaaaaAAAGCAGTTTTTACTCCCATCAAACAATTAGTGATCACAACACTGTGTTGTCAACAATGGAGTCACCCTGCTTTGTGATGCCAGGACTGAGAGAAACCCCTTGCAACAAGGACAACCAGTTGTATTATCCAGAG
This Chiloscyllium punctatum isolate Juve2018m chromosome 30, sChiPun1.3, whole genome shotgun sequence DNA region includes the following protein-coding sequences:
- the LOC140455623 gene encoding uncharacterized protein gives rise to the protein MLMNQQHIHTGEKVFNCEVCDKGFSQLSGLVNHQRIHTGKKSFLCEVCNKSFLQSSKLLVHQLIHTGEKPFTCEVCIKSFSQSSTLRKHQRIHTGEKPFRCEVCEKSFSQSENLCRHQRIHTGEKLFKCKVCDKSFSDSSRLLRHQRIHTGEKPFTCEVCDKSFSVSSHLRVHQRIHTGEKPFRCKVCDKVFSQSENLRTHERVHTGEKPFTCDVCDKKFAQSGQLRIHQRIHTGEKPYMCKVCDKSFSDTSGLLLHQRIHTGEKPFTCKVCDKSFSVSSTLHKHQRIHTGEKPFTCEVCFKSFSDSSYLCRHQRIHTGEKPFICDVCNKSFSRSCNLLLHKRIHTGEKPFTCEVCNKSFSSSSTLRTHHHVHTGEKPFTCEVCDKSFSQSGILRTHQRIHTEGKPFKCEVCDKSFSQSESLHRHQCIHTGEKPFMCNVCNKSFSRSWNLLFHQRIHTGE